From one Myxococcus xanthus genomic stretch:
- a CDS encoding tetratricopeptide repeat protein — protein MDKNKIIEAAAKLVAKGAYDKAIKEYQKVLEVDPKDIRVLQKMGELYQKKNDNPQAAHFFTKVAESYSSDGFFLKAVALYKQVLKLNPNLLEVNLKLAELHQQLGLMSEAMAYFQIVANHYDKAGDTKSSLDTLKKMVDLDPENVASKIKLAELYARENMTREAAQEFKRAAEYLKRNSRADDWLRVAERLSALEPDNLPLSKELATSYLQRGDQKRALAKLQVCFKADGRDVETLTLLAQAFQGLGQTSKTISVYKELAKIHQERGRVTEAEAVWTQIEVLDPEDPDLVARRAPEPAPAAPQPAAAPQPAPRPAPQPTAAAPAPAPVAPPAPAGMGREQLSKLLTETDVYVKYGLHDKALEHLRKVFSVEPENLDAHEKAYQIYVASGNMAQASEQLLNVLRLCTRTADVQRAQPYLATILQENPAHPEVPAFLSVLRTTGPVVAAPTVSVVESVGEDAILVDSSDDEILVAPPPEDALLHPPGDELALTTLPSSDSDEVIEEDSDSAVISEEALVGEAITSGEFEVYGTPDPEDLAAASVDETLVTDDDQLVLSDEPGLSVTDDEPLVASSDDDLAAVAAYSLDDESLVDDGAATSMEALSLGDDDEPQPTQMHAPTQALLDEASPDTLQVPTLDSLDVPALDDEAPPPLDLENVPTRVGAAPLTAADLDEDPFGAPALGDPMEFEEPTASHAIVTVDDESFVDDAPDLSADELSEPVAYEEPAVEVEPDPEPEPEPAVEAAADEEEPAAEECDEASFFLDQGLLEEAREILETVMIAFPGHARAAELMERLEAAEAGGGAEQEDAAAEPAQIPSVQPVTDGYEDAEETTGERDAFDLAAELAGEIDNFGDDAGASALPAEEDFQYSVEEVFSEFKKSLAKVVKPEDVDTHYDLGIAYKEMGLLDDALHEFDVARQGSAGGKRELDCITMMGMLQLLRGDASAAVEAFREGLGNPHATGEAAKALGFELAAAYEAQGEAGKALFHYQRVAAMDGKYRDVAGHVSRLAASVAPVEDPLPTPSGNGAQATSSPPAPAGAAAPTTPIPAAGASKARKVGYL, from the coding sequence ATGGACAAGAACAAGATCATCGAAGCCGCCGCGAAGCTCGTCGCGAAGGGCGCCTACGACAAGGCCATCAAGGAGTACCAGAAGGTCCTGGAGGTCGACCCGAAGGACATCCGGGTCCTCCAGAAGATGGGGGAGCTGTACCAGAAGAAGAACGACAACCCGCAGGCCGCCCATTTCTTCACCAAGGTCGCGGAGAGCTACTCGTCGGACGGCTTCTTCCTCAAGGCCGTCGCGCTCTACAAGCAAGTCCTCAAGCTCAATCCGAACCTGCTGGAGGTGAACCTCAAGCTGGCGGAGCTTCACCAGCAGCTCGGGCTGATGTCCGAGGCGATGGCGTACTTCCAGATTGTCGCCAACCACTACGACAAGGCGGGCGACACGAAGTCGTCGCTCGATACCTTGAAGAAGATGGTGGATCTCGACCCGGAGAACGTGGCGTCGAAGATCAAGCTGGCGGAGCTGTACGCGCGCGAGAACATGACGCGCGAGGCGGCCCAGGAGTTCAAGCGCGCCGCCGAGTACCTCAAGCGCAACAGTCGCGCGGATGACTGGCTCCGCGTGGCCGAGCGGCTGTCCGCGCTGGAGCCGGACAACCTTCCGCTGTCGAAGGAGCTGGCCACGTCGTACCTGCAGCGCGGCGACCAGAAGCGCGCGCTGGCGAAGCTGCAGGTGTGTTTCAAGGCCGACGGCCGCGACGTGGAGACGCTCACGCTGCTGGCGCAGGCGTTCCAGGGCCTGGGCCAGACGTCGAAGACCATCTCCGTCTACAAGGAGCTGGCCAAGATTCATCAGGAGCGCGGCCGCGTCACCGAGGCCGAGGCTGTCTGGACGCAGATTGAAGTGCTGGACCCCGAGGACCCGGACCTGGTCGCGCGCCGCGCGCCCGAGCCCGCTCCGGCGGCGCCCCAGCCCGCGGCGGCACCTCAGCCCGCCCCGCGCCCCGCGCCCCAGCCCACGGCGGCAGCGCCGGCGCCGGCGCCCGTGGCACCTCCCGCTCCGGCGGGGATGGGGCGCGAGCAGCTCTCCAAGCTGCTCACGGAGACGGACGTCTACGTCAAGTACGGACTCCACGACAAAGCGCTGGAGCACCTGCGCAAGGTCTTCTCCGTCGAGCCGGAGAACCTCGACGCCCACGAGAAGGCGTATCAAATCTACGTCGCGTCCGGGAACATGGCCCAGGCATCGGAGCAGCTGCTGAATGTGCTCCGCCTGTGTACGCGCACGGCCGACGTGCAGCGCGCGCAGCCGTACCTGGCCACCATCCTCCAGGAGAATCCCGCCCATCCCGAGGTGCCCGCGTTTCTGTCCGTGCTGCGCACGACGGGGCCCGTGGTCGCCGCGCCGACGGTGTCCGTGGTGGAGTCGGTGGGCGAGGACGCCATCCTGGTGGACTCCAGCGACGACGAGATTCTCGTCGCGCCGCCGCCGGAAGACGCGCTCCTGCACCCGCCCGGTGACGAGCTGGCGCTGACGACGCTGCCCTCGAGCGATTCGGACGAGGTCATCGAGGAGGACAGCGACTCCGCCGTCATCAGCGAAGAGGCGCTGGTGGGCGAGGCCATCACTTCGGGTGAGTTCGAGGTGTACGGCACGCCAGATCCGGAGGACCTGGCGGCGGCGTCGGTGGACGAGACGCTGGTGACGGACGACGACCAGTTGGTGCTGTCCGACGAGCCGGGCCTCAGCGTCACCGATGACGAGCCGCTCGTCGCCTCCAGCGATGATGACCTGGCTGCCGTGGCGGCGTACTCGCTCGACGACGAGTCGCTGGTGGACGACGGCGCCGCCACGTCCATGGAAGCGCTGTCGCTCGGGGACGACGACGAGCCGCAGCCCACGCAGATGCACGCGCCCACGCAGGCGCTGCTCGACGAGGCCTCGCCGGACACGCTCCAGGTTCCCACGCTGGACTCGCTGGACGTGCCTGCGCTGGACGACGAGGCGCCTCCACCGCTGGACTTGGAGAATGTGCCCACGCGCGTGGGCGCCGCGCCGTTGACGGCTGCCGACCTGGACGAGGACCCGTTCGGGGCCCCCGCGCTGGGCGACCCGATGGAGTTCGAGGAGCCCACGGCCTCGCACGCCATCGTGACGGTGGACGACGAGTCCTTCGTGGACGACGCGCCGGACCTGTCCGCGGACGAGCTGTCCGAGCCGGTCGCCTACGAGGAGCCCGCGGTCGAGGTCGAGCCCGATCCGGAACCCGAGCCCGAGCCGGCAGTCGAGGCCGCCGCCGATGAAGAGGAGCCCGCGGCGGAGGAGTGCGACGAGGCGTCGTTCTTCCTCGACCAGGGGCTGCTGGAAGAGGCGCGCGAGATTCTCGAGACGGTGATGATTGCCTTCCCGGGCCACGCGCGCGCAGCCGAGCTGATGGAGCGGCTGGAGGCGGCGGAGGCGGGAGGCGGCGCGGAGCAGGAGGACGCGGCCGCGGAGCCGGCGCAGATTCCGAGCGTGCAGCCCGTCACGGACGGCTACGAGGACGCCGAGGAGACCACGGGCGAGCGCGACGCGTTCGACCTCGCGGCGGAGCTGGCCGGGGAGATCGACAACTTCGGCGATGACGCCGGGGCCTCGGCGCTGCCTGCGGAAGAGGACTTCCAGTACTCGGTGGAGGAGGTCTTCTCCGAGTTCAAGAAGAGCCTGGCCAAGGTGGTGAAGCCCGAGGACGTGGACACGCATTACGACCTGGGCATCGCGTACAAGGAAATGGGCCTGCTCGACGACGCGCTCCACGAGTTCGACGTGGCCCGCCAGGGCAGCGCGGGCGGCAAGCGCGAGCTGGACTGCATCACCATGATGGGCATGCTCCAACTGCTGCGCGGCGACGCCTCCGCGGCCGTGGAGGCCTTCCGCGAGGGGCTGGGCAACCCCCACGCCACGGGCGAGGCGGCCAAGGCGCTCGGCTTCGAGCTGGCGGCGGCCTACGAGGCCCAGGGGGAGGCGGGCAAGGCGCTCTTCCACTACCAGCGCGTGGCCGCGATGGACGGGAAGTACCGCGATGTCGCCGGGCACGTGTCCCGGCTTGCGGCTTCCGTGGCGCCGGTGGAGGATCCGCTTCCGACGCCTTCTGGCAATGGGGCCCAGGCCACCAGCAGTCCGCCCGCACCCGCGGGGGCCGCGGCGCCCACCACTCCGATACCAGCGGCTGGCGCGTCCAAGGCGCGCAAGGTCGGCTACCTGTAG
- a CDS encoding ExeA family protein, whose product MTTYLDFFELTQEPFSNAPVSRFYYNSAQHSQALTRLMHAVSYMKGLSILVGDIGAGKTTLARRMLDSLPESEYEAALLVIIHSGITANWLLRRIALQLGVENPAQEKLALLSQLYQRLLQIYESGKKAVVLIDEAQMLETRELMEEFRGLLNLEVPERKLISFVFFGLPEIEKNLKLDPPLAQRVAMRYRLEPFTAESTEAYVKHRLRLAGCPRMPFSPEALLAVHQHSSGSPRVINTLCDNALFEAFLAREQTVSAELVHRIGKNLGLLGVNTPAGQAAERPSASASTLPRTTSSKVDLAEIDRYLEGLGKL is encoded by the coding sequence ATGACTACGTACCTGGACTTCTTCGAGCTGACCCAGGAGCCCTTCTCCAACGCTCCCGTCAGCCGCTTCTATTACAACTCGGCGCAGCACTCGCAGGCGCTCACCCGGCTGATGCACGCGGTGAGCTACATGAAGGGCCTGTCCATCCTCGTCGGTGACATCGGCGCGGGGAAGACGACGCTGGCCCGCCGCATGCTCGACTCGCTTCCGGAGTCCGAGTACGAGGCCGCGCTGCTCGTCATCATCCACTCCGGCATCACCGCCAACTGGTTGCTGCGCCGCATCGCGCTGCAGTTGGGCGTGGAGAATCCGGCGCAGGAGAAGCTGGCGCTGCTGTCGCAGCTGTACCAGCGGCTGCTCCAAATCTACGAGTCCGGCAAGAAGGCCGTCGTCCTCATCGACGAGGCGCAGATGCTGGAGACTCGCGAGCTGATGGAGGAGTTCCGGGGGTTGCTCAACCTGGAAGTGCCGGAGCGCAAGCTCATCTCTTTCGTCTTCTTCGGCCTGCCGGAAATCGAAAAGAACCTGAAGCTGGACCCGCCGCTCGCGCAGCGCGTGGCTATGCGCTACCGGCTGGAGCCCTTCACCGCCGAGTCGACCGAGGCCTACGTCAAGCACCGCCTCCGGCTCGCGGGCTGCCCGCGCATGCCCTTCAGCCCGGAGGCGCTGCTGGCCGTACACCAGCACTCGTCCGGCTCGCCCCGCGTCATCAACACGCTGTGTGACAACGCGCTCTTCGAGGCCTTCCTCGCGCGCGAGCAGACGGTGTCCGCGGAGCTGGTGCATCGCATCGGGAAGAACCTGGGCCTGCTTGGGGTGAACACGCCCGCCGGGCAAGCGGCCGAGCGGCCGAGCGCTTCGGCGTCGACGCTCCCCAGGACGACGAGCAGCAAGGTGGACCTCGCGGAGATCGACCGCTACCTCGAAGGGCTGGGTAAGCTGTAG
- a CDS encoding translocation/assembly module TamB domain-containing protein yields MSSQSRHGARRALLLVLLVLSGSVLLLRMPETWEVACTLGRRHLPDVLGLDVGLGRCELDPLGSRVVVHGFSLFLPGTDSPLVAVDRAEVQLGFLQPLQGRLTLAQVKASRPRVALDLSQPSSPSEPKSNFCFLEPLEHLRVAKLDISGAELRLALPEGRRVEVDELDVRWDEQWGVIELDVEARRGRVRLGPDGRELALGQLVIAGALDPDEALLELERAEVSLDDITTTVSGRVDSLCAPRLALDAQVFLPLRALYQARLIPSPATGHLWSRVSIAGKVASPAVSLELSGNSLGYGDFGPTNLHARLSYSGEDVRLEELTLPVGAGKVRATGRLGLTPNFPLEVSLTTEDASLGRILDRAGVKGSWVDFPASLDARLSGNLLPRFSLSGPLDLRTGKFVLATHAFDTQPKDGLTILEFDKARAQAQVKLQADRVAFSHVNAEVGHSRVTGDVVLLLAGGLGLDIHGQGDVDLADFGHIAGLPWAGRGHATYAITGPASDVKVEAGLSFRDFEFWNLSLGVMQGKLAYKDSLLTFPAFSGQKGRTQYYGKAGVSFGRLLNLRLEVNVPQGRNEDLVDVVAGLSPSLAVMQGTLGGTATGRVEVDSPVEKLEGLVAFDVKDTTYLGRRMGDGAARLRFVDGKAMVLERTTLTGPLGRTWAEGTFTFEGGLDYRFGGDGLSLAEAVDPELAERMGIEGTMVMDGVVSGTADVPVVDVTLRAPRVTFAERNLGAMDLTGRMVGKNFEVWGHPFGDATGRIRMKVQENWPYEAQGSFSLPEIRPLLPDAPLWAGVSGSLSGTVSAKGLLLEPAGSQVNATVERLVLSRDDLRGENAGPIVLAYAAGRTDVQPFRFTGQHVDLSLGGWMSPRGLNVTLRGGLDLRLLESLMPAMVERSSGRITVDAEASGTLEKPSVVGSAELFDMRLALRDWPVQVRNMAGRVEMTGQRVLVEHLQGQLNDGRVSARGDVRLERFLPQRLGLTIQLDEVPYRLTEDLPATFSGLLQVIGPPKGFTVTGGMDIVKMRYQKALDVDALLKTMQKRTTHLAAGSLSSSGEPPKPWVIWDVNVHFGDVRVDNNLAKARLLGDVRLTGTDLRPGLLGRVELAEGSQAFFRNNPFTISQGQLEFQDPTQIDPVFEVQAQTQVREYVVKLHAFGKPADPQILLSSEPALVEGDIVSLLTLGFTSSDQDTAASASAGLAAEALFNVSGLDRQLQRFLPSNPVLRDLSLQISTTYNDATRQAEPTAQLESKFLSEQLKIGMTQPVSGRGTRARAEYRFDDRLSAQAQWDNENNEASFGNLGLELKLSWEVE; encoded by the coding sequence TTGTCTTCTCAGAGCCGCCACGGTGCGCGCAGGGCGCTGCTGTTGGTGCTCCTCGTCTTGTCGGGGAGCGTGCTCCTGTTGCGCATGCCGGAGACCTGGGAGGTGGCGTGCACGCTGGGCCGCCGACACCTGCCAGACGTGCTGGGCCTGGACGTGGGGCTCGGCCGCTGCGAGTTGGACCCGCTGGGCTCCCGCGTGGTGGTGCACGGCTTCTCGTTGTTCCTCCCCGGCACGGATTCGCCGCTGGTGGCCGTGGACAGGGCGGAGGTGCAGCTCGGCTTTCTCCAGCCGCTTCAGGGCCGGCTGACGCTGGCCCAGGTGAAGGCATCCCGGCCGCGCGTGGCGCTGGACTTGTCGCAGCCCTCGTCGCCGTCGGAGCCCAAGTCCAACTTCTGCTTCCTGGAGCCGCTCGAGCACCTGCGCGTGGCGAAGCTCGACATCTCCGGCGCGGAGCTGCGCCTGGCGCTGCCTGAGGGCCGGCGCGTGGAGGTGGACGAACTGGACGTTCGCTGGGACGAGCAGTGGGGCGTCATCGAGCTGGACGTGGAGGCCCGGCGCGGCCGGGTGCGCCTGGGCCCGGACGGACGTGAGCTGGCGTTGGGGCAGCTGGTCATCGCGGGCGCGTTGGACCCGGACGAGGCCCTGCTGGAGTTGGAGCGCGCCGAGGTGTCGCTGGACGACATCACCACCACGGTGTCCGGCCGCGTGGATTCGCTGTGCGCGCCGCGGCTGGCCCTGGACGCGCAGGTGTTCCTTCCGCTGCGCGCGCTCTACCAGGCGCGGCTGATTCCCAGCCCCGCGACGGGGCACCTCTGGTCGCGTGTGTCCATCGCGGGGAAGGTGGCGTCTCCCGCGGTGTCGCTGGAGCTGTCGGGCAACAGCCTGGGCTACGGGGACTTCGGCCCGACGAACCTGCACGCGCGCCTGTCGTACTCGGGTGAAGACGTCCGGCTGGAGGAGCTCACCCTGCCCGTGGGCGCGGGCAAGGTGCGCGCGACGGGGCGGCTGGGGCTCACGCCGAACTTCCCGCTGGAGGTGTCGTTGACGACGGAGGACGCGTCGTTGGGCCGCATCCTGGACCGGGCGGGGGTGAAGGGCTCCTGGGTGGACTTCCCGGCCTCGCTGGACGCGCGGCTGTCCGGCAACCTGCTGCCGCGCTTCTCCCTGTCGGGGCCGTTGGACCTGCGGACCGGGAAGTTCGTGCTGGCCACGCATGCGTTCGACACGCAGCCGAAGGACGGGCTCACGATTCTGGAGTTCGACAAGGCCCGCGCGCAGGCGCAGGTGAAGCTCCAGGCGGACCGCGTGGCCTTCAGCCACGTCAACGCGGAGGTGGGCCACTCACGCGTGACGGGCGACGTCGTGCTCCTGCTGGCGGGCGGGTTGGGCCTGGACATCCATGGGCAGGGTGACGTGGACCTGGCGGACTTTGGCCACATCGCGGGCCTGCCCTGGGCCGGACGGGGCCACGCCACCTACGCGATTACCGGACCCGCGTCGGACGTGAAGGTGGAGGCGGGGCTGTCCTTCCGCGACTTCGAGTTCTGGAACCTGTCGCTGGGGGTGATGCAGGGGAAGCTGGCCTACAAGGACAGCCTGCTCACGTTCCCCGCCTTCTCCGGTCAGAAGGGGCGCACGCAGTACTACGGCAAGGCGGGCGTGTCCTTCGGGCGGCTGCTCAACCTGCGCCTGGAGGTGAACGTCCCGCAGGGGCGCAACGAGGACCTGGTGGACGTGGTGGCGGGCCTGAGTCCGTCGCTCGCGGTGATGCAGGGCACGTTGGGTGGAACGGCCACCGGCCGCGTGGAGGTGGACAGCCCCGTGGAGAAGCTGGAGGGGCTGGTGGCGTTCGACGTCAAGGACACCACCTACCTGGGCCGGCGCATGGGTGACGGCGCGGCGCGGCTGCGCTTCGTGGATGGCAAGGCGATGGTGCTGGAGCGCACCACCCTCACGGGGCCGCTGGGCCGCACCTGGGCAGAGGGCACCTTCACGTTCGAGGGCGGGCTGGACTACCGCTTCGGCGGAGACGGTCTGTCGCTGGCCGAGGCGGTGGACCCGGAGCTCGCCGAGCGCATGGGCATCGAGGGCACCATGGTGATGGACGGCGTCGTGTCGGGCACCGCGGACGTGCCGGTGGTGGACGTCACGCTGCGCGCGCCGCGCGTCACCTTCGCCGAGCGGAACCTGGGCGCCATGGACCTCACCGGGCGCATGGTGGGGAAGAACTTCGAGGTGTGGGGCCACCCCTTCGGGGACGCCACCGGCCGCATCCGCATGAAGGTGCAGGAGAACTGGCCCTATGAAGCCCAGGGCTCGTTCTCGTTGCCGGAGATTCGCCCGCTGCTGCCGGACGCGCCGCTGTGGGCGGGCGTCAGCGGGTCCCTGTCGGGCACGGTGAGCGCCAAGGGCCTGCTCTTGGAGCCCGCGGGCTCGCAGGTGAACGCCACCGTGGAGCGGCTGGTCCTCTCCCGCGACGACCTGCGCGGGGAGAACGCGGGCCCCATCGTGCTGGCGTACGCGGCCGGGCGGACGGATGTGCAGCCCTTCCGCTTCACGGGGCAGCACGTGGACCTGTCGCTGGGCGGGTGGATGAGCCCGCGCGGCCTGAACGTGACGCTGCGGGGCGGGTTGGATTTGCGCCTGCTGGAGTCGTTGATGCCCGCCATGGTGGAGCGCTCCTCCGGGCGCATCACCGTGGACGCCGAGGCCTCCGGGACGCTGGAGAAGCCCTCCGTGGTGGGCTCCGCGGAGCTGTTCGACATGCGGCTGGCGCTGCGGGACTGGCCCGTCCAGGTGCGCAACATGGCCGGACGCGTGGAGATGACGGGCCAGCGCGTGCTCGTGGAGCACCTGCAGGGCCAGCTCAACGACGGCCGCGTGTCCGCGCGCGGCGACGTGCGGCTGGAGCGCTTCCTGCCGCAGCGGCTGGGCCTCACCATCCAACTGGACGAGGTGCCTTACCGGCTCACGGAGGACCTGCCCGCGACCTTCTCCGGCCTGCTCCAAGTGATTGGTCCGCCCAAGGGCTTCACCGTCACCGGTGGCATGGACATCGTGAAGATGCGCTACCAGAAGGCGCTGGACGTGGATGCGCTGCTGAAGACGATGCAGAAGCGCACCACCCACCTGGCGGCGGGCTCGTTGTCGTCGTCCGGTGAGCCTCCGAAGCCCTGGGTCATCTGGGATGTGAACGTCCACTTCGGCGACGTCCGCGTGGACAACAACCTGGCGAAGGCCCGCCTGCTGGGGGACGTGCGGTTGACGGGGACGGACCTGCGGCCGGGACTGCTGGGCCGGGTGGAGCTGGCCGAGGGCAGCCAGGCCTTCTTCCGGAACAACCCCTTCACCATCAGTCAAGGGCAGCTCGAATTCCAGGACCCCACGCAAATCGACCCTGTCTTCGAGGTCCAGGCCCAGACGCAGGTGCGCGAGTACGTGGTGAAGCTGCACGCCTTCGGCAAGCCGGCGGACCCGCAGATTCTCCTCTCCTCGGAGCCGGCGCTGGTGGAGGGCGACATCGTCTCGCTCCTCACTCTGGGGTTCACCTCGTCAGACCAGGATACCGCGGCCTCGGCGAGCGCCGGCCTGGCGGCCGAGGCCCTTTTCAACGTGTCGGGCCTGGACCGGCAGCTCCAGCGCTTCCTGCCCAGCAATCCGGTGTTGAGGGATTTGTCCCTGCAGATTTCGACCACCTACAACGACGCCACCCGGCAAGCGGAGCCCACCGCGCAACTGGAGTCGAAGTTCCTGAGCGAGCAGCTTAAAATCGGTATGACTCAACCCGTGAGCGGGCGCGGCACGCGGGCGCGGGCCGAGTACCGTTTCGATGACCGACTCTCCGCGCAGGCCCAGTGGGACAACGAGAACAACGAAGCCTCGTTTGGAAACCTCGGACTCGAGCTGAAGCTGAGCTGGGAGGTCGAGTAG